One Companilactobacillus farciminis KCTC 3681 = DSM 20184 genomic window, AGCCTTTCGGTCAAATGGTTGAAGGCTATGGCAATAATCCTGACGACAAACAAGAAGGTATGCGTTACAAGAGCGTTATAGGCAGCTATTCTCATGGTCCTATTTTGAAGAACGAGAACGTTGCCCGTGCGATTGCTGACAAGATTATTGCAGCCCACAAGAAACGTTTAGCTGAAACTAGCAAATAAAAAAAACACAACGATGAGTTGTGTTTTTTTATTACAATTCTGCGACTTGACGAACCATTTCTAACTCTTCATCAGTTGGAATCAATAAAACTTTAATCGCTGAATCAGGACTACTGATCAAACCTTCGTGACCAGCTTTATTCAAATCTTGATCCAATTTCACATTGAAAATAGCCAATTCATCAATGATTTCTTGGCGTAATTCATCGTTATGTTCACCAATTCCACCAGCAAAGACTAAAGCATCAGCTCCATTTAATTCAGTTAAGAAGCTTCCAGCATATTTAACGATGCGATTAACGAAAATATCTACAGCTAATTTAGCTCGTGGATCAGTTTGTTGTTTAGCTCTGATTTCACGCATATCTGGTGAGATTCCAGAAATTCCCAATAAACCAGATTCTTGATTCAACATCATCATAATTTTGTTTGGATCATCAATTTTTAATTCTTGCATCAAATAAGGTACTAAAGCTGGATCCAAGTCTCCGGCACGAGTTCCCATTGTAACGCCTGTTAGTGGCGTGAAGCCCATTGATGTATCGAAAGCTTTTCCATTTTTAACAGCAGCAAGTGATGCTCCACTACCTAGATGCATGGTTACTAAATCAAGCTCATTCTTAGGTTTGTTCAGCAATTCAGCTGCACGTTTAGTTAAATACGTATGTGAAATACCATGTTCGCCATAACGACGGATTTGGTATTTTTGTGTCAATTCATATGGCAAGCTGTAGATAGCATTCTTTTCTGGCAAATCAGTGAAGAATTTACTATCAAAAACTGCATATTGCACAACATCCGGCAAAGTCTTAGCCATTGTTTCAATTCCCTTAGCTTCCATAGGATTGTGCAATGGTGCGAAATTACTGAGTTCTTTAATCTTCTTCAATACTTCAGGCGTCACTTTTACAGCAGACTTGAAGACTTGTCCGCCTGCTACAACACGATGAGCTACCGCTGTAATTTCTGAAAGATCAGCAATAATTTTCAAATTTTGCATTTCGTCAAAAACCATCTTAGCAGCTGCTTCTTGACTCAAATTATCGACCGTCTTTTCAAACTTCTGATGGTCACCGTATTTAATTGTAAAAATTGAACCTGGCATACTAATTCGTTCTACTAAGCCACTAGCTAATATCACTTCGGATGGCATTTCAAATAACTTCCACTTTAATGATGAACTACCGGCATTAATGATTAATGTTTTTTGCATAATTCACACTCCTGCTACTAGCATACCTAATTTTCAGAAAACATGCTGGCATTTTTAACTTTTTACAACAAATTAACTTAATTGTCTAAGAACTTGTTCGTCTTCAAAATTGCTGTCGAAATAGCTGGTGCTAAAATAATCGCCACGATCATCTCTGGAACCCCATTTGTTCCCACGATAACTAACAGCATTTTATTCAACAAATCAGTTTGTGTCGCATAAGCTTGTGCCATAGTACTGGCATACATAACACGCATTAGTCCCAATACTAATACTGTGTTAGTTAATGATCCAACTGCCGAAGCTATTGCCATCCCCAAAACTTTTTTCTGAGTATGGTTTCTGAACCATAAATAAATCCATCCAGCTAACAACCCCACGGCGATTCTAGGTAGAACCGCTACGACTGGATTAGTAAACACCGTTGTATCAATGATTGACGTTGGACTAGTGAATGCTCGAATTATCGTTCCAATGCCCCACACTAAACCGACAATTGCGCCATCCTTTGGTCCTAACACAATCGCTGCTACGATAACAGTGATATGAATAATCGTAATATTGACGAAACCGGTTGGAATATAGCCCAACATCGGAACCATCGACTGAACTAAGATGATAGCAATCAATATGCCCAAAATTGCCGTCTTATAAGCCTTTCTTCTTTGCAAAATACTCTCCCCCAAATAAGTATATTTTTCTTAATTTTACTCGATTATTGAGGAAAGAACAAAAAAAATAAAACCAAACACAAAGTCCGATTTT contains:
- a CDS encoding acetate/propionate family kinase; translation: MQKTLIINAGSSSLKWKLFEMPSEVILASGLVERISMPGSIFTIKYGDHQKFEKTVDNLSQEAAAKMVFDEMQNLKIIADLSEITAVAHRVVAGGQVFKSAVKVTPEVLKKIKELSNFAPLHNPMEAKGIETMAKTLPDVVQYAVFDSKFFTDLPEKNAIYSLPYELTQKYQIRRYGEHGISHTYLTKRAAELLNKPKNELDLVTMHLGSGASLAAVKNGKAFDTSMGFTPLTGVTMGTRAGDLDPALVPYLMQELKIDDPNKIMMMLNQESGLLGISGISPDMREIRAKQQTDPRAKLAVDIFVNRIVKYAGSFLTELNGADALVFAGGIGEHNDELRQEIIDELAIFNVKLDQDLNKAGHEGLISSPDSAIKVLLIPTDEELEMVRQVAEL
- a CDS encoding ECF transporter S component, whose amino-acid sequence is MLQRRKAYKTAILGILIAIILVQSMVPMLGYIPTGFVNITIIHITVIVAAIVLGPKDGAIVGLVWGIGTIIRAFTSPTSIIDTTVFTNPVVAVLPRIAVGLLAGWIYLWFRNHTQKKVLGMAIASAVGSLTNTVLVLGLMRVMYASTMAQAYATQTDLLNKMLLVIVGTNGVPEMIVAIILAPAISTAILKTNKFLDN